A stretch of Geomonas oryzisoli DNA encodes these proteins:
- a CDS encoding type IV pilus twitching motility protein PilT: protein MARIDALFKLLNDAGASDLHLSAGSPPIFRLRGEMERQNFKTLTHEELKAILYEILTPKQREYFEEKHDLDFAYSVPGLARFRGNYMMQHRGIAAVFRIIPSKILSADDLGLPEGIRNMTKLRKGMVLVTGPTGSGKSTTLAAMIDLINSTRREHILTLEDPLEFIHENKMSLFNQRQIGEHSESFSAALRAALREDPDVILVGEMRDLETISLAMSAAETGHLVFGTLHTSSAAKTVDRIIDVFPKDAQEQVRAILSESLKGVVCQQLLKTADGKGRAAAQEIMVWNPAIGNLIREGKTFQIPSIMQTGRKDGMQLMDQHILDLLKTKRVSPEEAYRCCQDKRQFEQYLTSPPQEH from the coding sequence ATGGCAAGGATTGATGCGCTGTTCAAGCTGCTAAACGACGCCGGGGCTTCCGACTTGCACCTCTCTGCGGGCTCCCCCCCGATCTTCCGGCTGCGCGGCGAGATGGAGCGCCAGAACTTCAAGACTCTGACGCACGAGGAGCTGAAGGCGATCCTGTACGAGATACTGACCCCGAAGCAGCGCGAGTACTTCGAGGAGAAGCACGACCTCGACTTCGCCTACTCGGTGCCGGGCCTGGCCCGTTTCCGCGGCAACTACATGATGCAGCACCGCGGCATCGCGGCGGTGTTCCGCATCATCCCGAGCAAGATCCTGTCGGCCGACGACCTTGGCCTTCCCGAGGGGATCCGCAACATGACCAAGCTCAGGAAGGGGATGGTGCTGGTTACCGGCCCGACGGGGAGCGGCAAGTCGACCACGCTCGCGGCCATGATCGACCTGATCAACAGCACCCGGCGCGAGCACATCCTGACCCTCGAGGACCCGCTGGAGTTCATCCACGAGAACAAGATGTCGCTGTTCAACCAGCGCCAGATCGGCGAGCATTCCGAGAGCTTTTCCGCCGCCCTCAGGGCGGCCTTGAGGGAGGACCCGGACGTGATCCTGGTGGGCGAGATGCGAGACCTGGAGACCATCAGCCTCGCCATGAGCGCCGCCGAGACCGGCCACCTCGTCTTCGGCACCCTGCACACGAGCTCGGCGGCCAAGACGGTGGACCGCATCATCGATGTCTTTCCCAAGGACGCCCAGGAGCAGGTGCGCGCCATCCTTTCCGAGTCGCTCAAGGGGGTGGTCTGTCAGCAGCTTTTGAAGACGGCCGACGGCAAGGGGCGCGCCGCGGCCCAGGAGATCATGGTGTGGAATCCCGCCATCGGCAACCTGATCCGCGAGGGGAAGACCTTCCAGATCCCCTCCATCATGCAGACCGGAAGGAAGGACGGCATGCAGCTCATGGACCAGCACATCCTGGACCTCTTGAAGACCAAGCGCGTCTCGCCCGAGGAAGCCTACCGCTGCTGCCAGGACAAGCGGCAGTTCGAGCAGTACCTCACCTCGCCGCCGCAGGAGCATTAA